One Mesorhizobium sp. J428 DNA segment encodes these proteins:
- a CDS encoding thiolase family protein, with protein MSEPIVLAHPVRTAIGSFNGALKGVPATDLGAVAIRVALQRAGLPAEEVGSVVMGNVIQAGNKMNPARQAAIGARLPVTVPSLTVNRVCGSGAQAIISAAQQIQSGDIQIAIAGGMENMDRAPYLLDNGRWGYRMGTAEIHDSLLSDGLNDAFSGQHSGWHTEDLVTKAGLSREEQDAFAARSQQRFIAAQAAGYFAGEIVGVELKSKKGSTVFDVDEAPRPDITVDVLARLRPAFREGGTITAGNAPGLNSGASAMIVASQSAAVAHGLEIAGILKGYAVAAVEPGMFGLGPVPAVRFLLDRVGWSLQDIQRIEINEAFAAVPLAVAKELGLHEGIINPDGGAIAHGHPIGATGAILTTRLLHAMRREGLHRGIVTLCIGGGQGIALALER; from the coding sequence ATGTCCGAACCAATCGTTCTTGCCCATCCAGTGCGCACTGCCATCGGTAGCTTCAATGGTGCGTTGAAAGGTGTCCCAGCGACCGATCTCGGCGCTGTAGCCATACGAGTAGCCTTGCAGCGTGCCGGCCTGCCAGCCGAAGAGGTCGGAAGCGTGGTTATGGGCAATGTCATTCAAGCGGGGAACAAGATGAATCCCGCCCGGCAAGCCGCCATCGGCGCACGCTTGCCCGTGACAGTTCCCTCGCTGACGGTGAACCGGGTCTGCGGATCCGGTGCTCAGGCGATCATCTCAGCCGCGCAACAGATCCAGTCAGGAGATATTCAGATCGCAATTGCGGGCGGCATGGAGAATATGGATCGCGCTCCCTACCTCCTCGACAATGGTCGCTGGGGGTACCGGATGGGGACCGCGGAAATTCATGACAGCTTGCTGAGCGATGGACTGAATGATGCCTTTTCCGGTCAGCACTCGGGCTGGCACACCGAAGATTTGGTCACAAAGGCCGGGCTGAGCCGCGAAGAACAGGACGCCTTCGCTGCACGGTCGCAACAACGATTTATCGCCGCTCAGGCAGCAGGCTACTTTGCCGGGGAAATTGTTGGGGTTGAGCTCAAATCGAAGAAGGGCAGCACTGTCTTTGACGTTGATGAAGCGCCCCGCCCCGATATCACCGTGGACGTGCTGGCGCGCCTGCGCCCGGCATTTCGCGAGGGTGGCACGATAACTGCCGGGAACGCCCCCGGCCTCAACAGCGGTGCCTCCGCTATGATCGTCGCGAGCCAGTCGGCAGCCGTAGCGCACGGTTTGGAGATTGCGGGTATCCTGAAGGGCTATGCCGTCGCTGCAGTCGAGCCGGGCATGTTTGGCCTCGGCCCCGTTCCGGCCGTTCGTTTTCTCCTAGACCGCGTCGGTTGGTCTTTGCAGGATATCCAGCGCATTGAAATCAATGAGGCCTTTGCGGCCGTGCCGCTGGCTGTTGCGAAAGAGTTGGGCTTGCATGAGGGGATCATCAACCCGGACGGCGGGGCCATCGCACACGGGCACCCGATTGGTGCCACCGGTGCCATTCTGACAACACGCCTTCTGCATGCGATGCGTCGCGAGGGACTGCACCGTGGCATCGTCACCCTTTGCATCGGCGGCGGTCAGGGCATTGCGCTCGCGCTCGAGCGGTAG